One window from the genome of Haliaeetus albicilla chromosome 26, bHalAlb1.1, whole genome shotgun sequence encodes:
- the LOC104314163 gene encoding glutamine synthetase isoform X1 has product MPRSRRAVAMSVSHSSRLNKLVREQYMRLPQDGLVQVTYVWIDGSGEGVRCKSRTLDKEPKSIEDVPEWNFDGSSTAQAEGSNSDMFLVPVRMFRDPFCLDPNKLVLCEVLKYNRKPAETNLRHTCKKVMDLVKDSHPWFGMEQEYTLLGINGHPYGWPDNGFPGPQGPYYCGVGADKVYGRDIVESHYKACLYAGVKICGTNAEVMPSQWEFQVGPCEGIEMGDHLWMARFILHRVCEDFGVVATLDPKPMTGNWNGAGCHTNYSTEEMRREGGLKHIEAAIEKLSKRHDYHICVYDPRGGRDNSRRLTGHHETSNIFEFSAGVANRGASIRIPRQVGQDGYGYFEDRRPAANCDPYAVTEAIMRTTVLNETGVETKDYADH; this is encoded by the exons ATGCCGCGCTCTCGCAGGGCCGTCGCCATGTCGGTGTCGCAcagctccaggctgaacaagctgGTGCGGGAGCAGTACATGAGGCTGCCCCAGGATGGGTTGGTGCAGGTCACCTACGTCTGGATCGACGGCAGCGGTGAGGGCGTGCGATGCAAGAGCAGGACCCTCGATAAGGAGCCCAAGAGCATCGAAG ACGTCCCTGAGTGGAATTTTGATGGCTCCAGTACGGCGCAGGCGGAGGGCTCCAACAGTGACATGTTCCTGGTGCCTGTCCGCATGTTCAGGGACCCTTTTTGCCTGGACCCCAACAAGCTGGTGCTCTGCGAAGTGCTGAAGTACAACAGGAAACCTGCAG AGACCAACCTGAGACACACGTGCAAGAAGGTCATGGACTTGGTTAAGGACAGCCACCCCTGGTTCGGGATGGAGCAGGAGTACACGCTGCTGGGCATCAACGGCCACCCCTATGGCTGGCCCGATAACGGCTTCCCTGGCCCACAGG gccCCTATTACTGCGGGGTTGGAGCAGATAAGGTGTACGGACGTGATATCGTGGAGTCCCACTACAAGGCATGTCTCTATGCAGGGGTGAAAATCTGTGGCACCAATGCAGAGGTGATGCCCTCCCAG TGGGAATTCCAGGTGGGCCCGTGTGAAGGCATTGAGATGGGGGATCACCTCTGGATGGCTCGGTTCATCCTCCACCGCGTCTGCGAGGACTTTGGGGTTGTGGCTACTCTGGACCCCAAACCAATGACAGGCAACTGGAACGGCGCTGGGTGTCACACTAACTACAGCACCGAAGAGATGCGGAGAGAAGGGGGTCTCAA ACACATCGAAGCTGCCATTGAGAAGCTGAGCAAGCGGCATGACTACCACATCTGTGTCTATGACCCACGGGGTGGCAGGGACAACTCCCGGCGTCTCACCGGCCACCACGAGACATCGAACATCTTCGAGTTCTCTGCAGGCGTGGCCAACCGAGGTGCCAGCATCCGCATTCCACGGCAGGTCGGCCAAGACGGCTACGGCTACTTCGAGGATCGGCGGCCAGCGGCCAACTGCGACCCCTACGCGGTCACTGAGGCCATCATGAGGACGACGGTGCTCAATGAGACCGGGGTAGAGACCAAGGACTATGCTGACCACTGA
- the LOC104314163 gene encoding glutamine synthetase isoform X2, with protein sequence MSVSHSSRLNKLVREQYMRLPQDGLVQVTYVWIDGSGEGVRCKSRTLDKEPKSIEDVPEWNFDGSSTAQAEGSNSDMFLVPVRMFRDPFCLDPNKLVLCEVLKYNRKPAETNLRHTCKKVMDLVKDSHPWFGMEQEYTLLGINGHPYGWPDNGFPGPQGPYYCGVGADKVYGRDIVESHYKACLYAGVKICGTNAEVMPSQWEFQVGPCEGIEMGDHLWMARFILHRVCEDFGVVATLDPKPMTGNWNGAGCHTNYSTEEMRREGGLKHIEAAIEKLSKRHDYHICVYDPRGGRDNSRRLTGHHETSNIFEFSAGVANRGASIRIPRQVGQDGYGYFEDRRPAANCDPYAVTEAIMRTTVLNETGVETKDYADH encoded by the exons ATGTCGGTGTCGCAcagctccaggctgaacaagctgGTGCGGGAGCAGTACATGAGGCTGCCCCAGGATGGGTTGGTGCAGGTCACCTACGTCTGGATCGACGGCAGCGGTGAGGGCGTGCGATGCAAGAGCAGGACCCTCGATAAGGAGCCCAAGAGCATCGAAG ACGTCCCTGAGTGGAATTTTGATGGCTCCAGTACGGCGCAGGCGGAGGGCTCCAACAGTGACATGTTCCTGGTGCCTGTCCGCATGTTCAGGGACCCTTTTTGCCTGGACCCCAACAAGCTGGTGCTCTGCGAAGTGCTGAAGTACAACAGGAAACCTGCAG AGACCAACCTGAGACACACGTGCAAGAAGGTCATGGACTTGGTTAAGGACAGCCACCCCTGGTTCGGGATGGAGCAGGAGTACACGCTGCTGGGCATCAACGGCCACCCCTATGGCTGGCCCGATAACGGCTTCCCTGGCCCACAGG gccCCTATTACTGCGGGGTTGGAGCAGATAAGGTGTACGGACGTGATATCGTGGAGTCCCACTACAAGGCATGTCTCTATGCAGGGGTGAAAATCTGTGGCACCAATGCAGAGGTGATGCCCTCCCAG TGGGAATTCCAGGTGGGCCCGTGTGAAGGCATTGAGATGGGGGATCACCTCTGGATGGCTCGGTTCATCCTCCACCGCGTCTGCGAGGACTTTGGGGTTGTGGCTACTCTGGACCCCAAACCAATGACAGGCAACTGGAACGGCGCTGGGTGTCACACTAACTACAGCACCGAAGAGATGCGGAGAGAAGGGGGTCTCAA ACACATCGAAGCTGCCATTGAGAAGCTGAGCAAGCGGCATGACTACCACATCTGTGTCTATGACCCACGGGGTGGCAGGGACAACTCCCGGCGTCTCACCGGCCACCACGAGACATCGAACATCTTCGAGTTCTCTGCAGGCGTGGCCAACCGAGGTGCCAGCATCCGCATTCCACGGCAGGTCGGCCAAGACGGCTACGGCTACTTCGAGGATCGGCGGCCAGCGGCCAACTGCGACCCCTACGCGGTCACTGAGGCCATCATGAGGACGACGGTGCTCAATGAGACCGGGGTAGAGACCAAGGACTATGCTGACCACTGA